In Nitratiruptor sp. YY09-18, a single window of DNA contains:
- a CDS encoding UPF0175 family protein — protein MKALGIRDLQKNPSELTKFLENNEYTLITKRNAPLGIAISFNDSIITKGLKTSLLVNAYEEGLISLGEVAKALDISKKEAMKLLSINGKNVIDYDFKEDLENLKDIVQ, from the coding sequence ATGAAAGCATTGGGAATTAGAGATTTACAAAAAAATCCATCGGAATTGACAAAGTTTTTGGAGAATAATGAATATACGCTTATCACAAAAAGAAATGCTCCTTTGGGAATAGCCATATCCTTTAACGATAGCATCATTACAAAAGGATTGAAAACCTCTTTACTTGTCAACGCTTACGAGGAAGGATTGATAAGCCTGGGTGAAGTAGCAAAAGCTTTGGATATATCAAAAAAAGAGGCTATGAAGCTGCTATCTATAAATGGAAAAAATGTGATCGATTACGATTTCAAAGAAGATTTGGAAAATTTAAAAGATATTGTGCAATGA
- a CDS encoding DUF2188 domain-containing protein: MAKQHHVVPNGDNGWCVKTDNAKKASRCFLHKKDAVNYARELSRKQKTELVIHNKDGKIAQKDSHGNDPYPPKG; encoded by the coding sequence ATGGCAAAACAACATCATGTAGTACCAAATGGAGATAATGGATGGTGTGTAAAAACGGATAACGCTAAAAAAGCTAGTAGATGCTTTCTGCATAAAAAAGATGCTGTAAATTATGCAAGAGAACTTAGCAGAAAACAAAAAACGGAACTAGTGATACATAACAAAGATGGGAAGATCGCACAAAAGGATAGTCATGGCAACGACCCATACCCGCCAAAAGGATGA
- a CDS encoding DUF3368 domain-containing protein: protein MIVVSDSTTLIILFDLDRLDLLQNIFQKIYILKKVYEEITYKEDFCIPEFIETVEVNKSDILDYLEYYLDEGESEAIALALEKDLPLVIDEKKGRKIAKNLNIKILGLLGIVYLNIQKGFITKKEAKEFLETAVKNGYRISEKLMQEVLK, encoded by the coding sequence ATGATCGTAGTAAGTGACAGCACCACATTGATTATTCTGTTCGATTTGGACAGATTGGATCTGCTGCAAAACATTTTTCAAAAAATCTATATTCTAAAAAAAGTATACGAAGAGATTACATATAAAGAAGATTTTTGCATACCAGAGTTCATAGAAACGGTGGAAGTTAACAAGAGTGACATATTGGACTATTTGGAGTATTATCTTGATGAAGGAGAGAGTGAAGCGATAGCTTTGGCTTTGGAGAAAGATCTACCTTTGGTTATTGATGAGAAAAAAGGGAGAAAAATAGCTAAAAATCTTAATATCAAGATATTGGGGCTTCTTGGTATTGTCTATTTGAACATACAAAAGGGTTTCATCACCAAAAAAGAGGCAAAAGAGTTTTTGGAAACGGCCGTGAAAAATGGTTATAGGATTTCTGAAAAATTGATGCAGGAGGTATTGAAATAA
- a CDS encoding protein-L-isoaspartate(D-aspartate) O-methyltransferase has protein sequence MNFAHTIEMQKCERLAHNIDATFPLHPQIKKAFAKIPRELFVPPGLKHHAYKLDALPIAASQWISSPLTVAKMTHYLDPLGVDSVLEIGCGSGYQAAILSQIVRRVFSVERIERLVIEAKRRFKELNIHNVHIRYADGKLGWREFAPYERILFSAAIDKIPLQIFDQLSDNGIIVAPIIKGNQQIITRFDKNGKATELEKCYFIDSKSGVE, from the coding sequence ATGAATTTTGCACATACAATAGAAATGCAAAAGTGTGAACGACTCGCCCATAATATAGATGCAACATTTCCACTCCATCCTCAAATAAAGAAGGCTTTTGCAAAGATTCCTCGTGAGCTCTTTGTCCCTCCTGGACTCAAACACCATGCTTACAAGCTCGATGCACTTCCCATAGCTGCAAGCCAGTGGATAAGCTCGCCTTTGACAGTAGCTAAAATGACACACTATTTAGATCCTCTTGGTGTCGATAGTGTTTTAGAAATCGGGTGTGGTAGTGGCTATCAAGCAGCAATTTTAAGCCAGATTGTCAGACGTGTCTTTAGTGTTGAACGTATCGAGAGGCTTGTAATTGAAGCAAAGAGACGCTTTAAAGAACTCAATATCCATAATGTCCATATCCGCTACGCAGACGGCAAGCTTGGATGGAGAGAATTTGCGCCTTATGAGCGCATCCTCTTCTCTGCTGCAATCGACAAAATTCCACTACAGATATTTGACCAACTCAGCGACAACGGGATCATAGTCGCACCAATTATCAAGGGAAACCAGCAGATAATCACCCGTTTTGACAAAAATGGTAAGGCGACTGAGCTTGAGAAATGTTACTTTATCGATTCTAAAAGTGGAGTAGAATAA
- a CDS encoding CHAD domain-containing protein codes for MESKEIERKYILPPCNPKRLLKFLGIPYQKSKIVQFYTPDHIRYRQRNGHFYKTIKKGEGIERTEIEHLITKEEFAKAFMHAQGAIIHKTRYLATIEGRIYEFDWFKDQLRGLAFLEVEFPSLQEAKEFTPPPKIAQIILDEVTKNPNFTNASLALHGMPIIDADLTKLLEDAKSAAVNRLQAKVILNFHPYHDISYLLKATIYALLHIILNNKNAILAGDQDSERLHQLRIAMRKIRSYLTLFSHIHTVPKDLQKELSYVMKQTNRARDIDVALAWMEEYKKELPPNLEHHLDAIIKELQKQKAKSDKELHEFLHSEAFKKVLADLAEFCQKVEIANLPAIIAAKRLLKKELKRIKKMSKNLSKKSYPKDFHKMRIEAKKLRYLLELFQTILEPRYFKKALTLAKEFQTILGEHQDFVVQIDYLRQLQQEHKNKALAYLVEFLEKKAKKRRKKFLEKRKKLKMLPSFIQDALCRYEVN; via the coding sequence ATGGAATCAAAGGAGATCGAGCGCAAATATATCTTGCCTCCATGTAATCCTAAAAGACTCCTCAAATTCCTCGGCATCCCTTATCAGAAGAGCAAAATCGTACAGTTTTATACACCAGATCACATCCGCTATCGTCAACGCAATGGCCATTTTTACAAAACTATCAAAAAGGGTGAGGGAATAGAGAGAACAGAAATTGAGCATCTCATTACAAAAGAGGAGTTTGCAAAAGCATTCATGCACGCCCAAGGTGCTATCATTCACAAAACTCGCTATCTAGCAACAATTGAAGGACGAATATATGAGTTTGACTGGTTTAAAGATCAGCTTAGAGGTTTAGCCTTTTTAGAAGTAGAGTTTCCAAGCCTTCAAGAAGCAAAAGAGTTCACACCACCTCCAAAAATAGCACAGATAATCCTTGATGAAGTAACCAAAAATCCAAATTTTACTAATGCTTCTTTGGCCCTTCACGGAATGCCTATTATAGATGCTGATCTTACTAAGCTTTTAGAAGATGCAAAGAGTGCTGCAGTAAATAGACTCCAAGCAAAAGTGATACTCAATTTCCATCCCTACCACGATATCTCCTATCTGCTCAAAGCCACTATCTACGCTCTTTTGCACATTATCCTCAATAACAAAAACGCAATCCTTGCTGGCGATCAAGATAGCGAAAGACTCCATCAGCTTCGCATCGCAATGCGAAAAATACGCAGCTACTTAACACTTTTTTCACATATCCATACAGTTCCAAAAGATTTACAAAAAGAGCTCTCATATGTTATGAAGCAGACAAATAGAGCGCGCGACATTGATGTAGCACTTGCCTGGATGGAAGAATATAAAAAAGAGCTCCCACCAAATCTTGAGCACCATTTGGACGCGATTATAAAAGAGCTGCAAAAACAAAAAGCAAAAAGCGACAAAGAGCTGCATGAGTTTTTGCATAGTGAAGCTTTTAAGAAAGTGCTTGCTGATCTTGCTGAGTTTTGCCAAAAAGTTGAAATTGCCAACTTGCCAGCCATTATCGCAGCCAAGAGACTTCTCAAAAAAGAGCTAAAAAGAATAAAGAAAATGAGCAAAAATCTGAGCAAAAAATCATATCCAAAAGATTTTCACAAAATGCGTATAGAAGCCAAGAAGCTACGCTATCTATTAGAGCTTTTTCAGACTATTTTAGAACCTCGCTATTTTAAAAAAGCACTAACTTTAGCCAAAGAGTTTCAGACAATCCTCGGCGAGCATCAAGATTTTGTAGTGCAAATTGATTATCTGCGGCAACTACAGCAAGAGCATAAAAATAAAGCTCTTGCCTATCTTGTAGAATTTTTAGAGAAAAAGGCCAAAAAAAGGCGCAAGAAGTTTCTTGAAAAACGTAAAAAGTTGAAAATGTTACCTTCTTTTATACAAGATGCCCTATGCCGTTATGAAGTAAATTAA
- a CDS encoding Ig-like domain-containing protein: protein MKKLLPIILLFARILFADQIYIAKQKGTDQSIIVSLEPAPASTQVDANVTIKAVFTEPLYPLFAKRGVTLKKLTQTKGFFGFGKTIKQKYVQGSIKYDKSTHTITFKPNKPLAVGFYEVRFHHLMKQKLKKGMIVKPIVYRFYVPEVINGFKLPPEPDPKKNNETIEGIDFNHNGIRDDVERWIIHRYANDPKYPKTKTAIALQYAKASQYIITHDPKHAYENKTYEIFDRAMDCEGYFIDKLIKKGTKIEDAYINNDFFEDIKPKIFNTKDRVKAYWQFNASLSGHMLGGGGGIMSSTRDKCDIDIVTLGEMQ from the coding sequence ATGAAAAAATTGTTACCTATCATACTGCTTTTTGCCAGAATTCTTTTCGCTGATCAAATCTATATAGCCAAACAGAAGGGAACGGATCAAAGCATCATCGTTTCACTCGAACCAGCCCCTGCATCAACGCAAGTGGATGCAAATGTGACAATCAAGGCAGTTTTTACTGAGCCGCTTTATCCTCTCTTTGCAAAAAGAGGTGTAACTTTGAAAAAGTTAACACAAACAAAAGGTTTTTTTGGTTTTGGAAAGACAATAAAACAAAAGTATGTCCAGGGAAGTATAAAATATGACAAAAGTACTCATACGATAACGTTCAAACCAAATAAACCTCTTGCAGTAGGTTTTTATGAAGTAAGATTTCATCACCTGATGAAACAAAAACTAAAAAAAGGGATGATCGTTAAGCCTATTGTTTATCGTTTCTATGTCCCGGAAGTGATTAATGGCTTCAAACTTCCACCAGAACCAGACCCCAAAAAAAACAATGAAACTATCGAAGGAATTGACTTTAACCATAATGGGATTCGAGACGATGTAGAACGATGGATCATTCATCGCTATGCCAACGATCCTAAATACCCAAAAACCAAAACAGCAATTGCCTTGCAGTATGCCAAAGCTTCTCAATACATTATCACACATGATCCCAAGCACGCTTATGAAAATAAAACCTATGAAATTTTTGACAGAGCTATGGATTGTGAAGGATATTTTATAGATAAACTGATTAAAAAAGGGACAAAAATCGAAGATGCCTATATAAATAATGATTTTTTTGAAGATATAAAACCAAAAATATTCAATACTAAAGATCGTGTCAAAGCCTACTGGCAGTTTAATGCATCTTTGAGCGGGCATATGCTTGGAGGTGGTGGTGGAATAATGAGCTCTACTCGTGACAAATGCGATATCGATATCGTTACATTAGGAGAGATGCAATGA
- a CDS encoding DUF6858 family protein — MKQITFMEKYPLFTLELNKNETKYKSVDEIIVYFKEKIEAHPVATYIATFDHYAHTKSLADGQINPDIQAAKNIVFCFGKELPKPEVMGVRPRSIGVADLGEKFVVSFLEAPNPTAHAAMEEWAKGLRS; from the coding sequence ATGAAACAGATAACATTCATGGAAAAGTATCCACTCTTTACACTCGAACTCAATAAAAATGAGACAAAGTATAAGAGTGTTGATGAGATCATCGTATATTTTAAAGAGAAGATTGAAGCCCATCCAGTAGCGACCTACATAGCAACTTTTGATCACTATGCGCATACAAAATCTTTGGCAGATGGACAGATAAATCCTGATATTCAAGCAGCTAAAAATATTGTTTTTTGCTTTGGTAAAGAGCTACCAAAACCTGAAGTAATGGGTGTTCGTCCTCGCAGTATCGGTGTAGCTGATTTGGGAGAGAAGTTTGTAGTAAGTTTTCTTGAAGCACCAAATCCAACTGCACATGCAGCAATGGAGGAGTGGGCAAAAGGTTTGAGGTCTTAA
- a CDS encoding YeeE/YedE thiosulfate transporter family protein, translating into MNIPKRLGWISGGIALALLLWFTFSTYGANRPIGASTGIAYMGAWFFGLTDTEYFKHIKNSGSWEVFFLIGVLIGGFLTSIFITKTFKFRILPPLWKKHKNNSPVSRLFWSFIGGFLVVFGARLAGGCTSGHFLSGASQTAVSGLIFGGVVIIVLLITGRLFYKNL; encoded by the coding sequence ATGAATATACCAAAAAGACTTGGTTGGATATCAGGTGGTATTGCACTTGCACTCCTTCTGTGGTTTACATTTTCTACCTACGGAGCCAATAGACCAATAGGAGCATCTACAGGCATAGCGTATATGGGTGCTTGGTTTTTTGGTCTCACAGATACTGAATATTTCAAGCATATAAAAAATAGTGGAAGTTGGGAAGTTTTCTTCCTCATTGGAGTACTTATCGGTGGTTTTTTGACATCAATCTTTATCACCAAAACATTCAAATTTCGTATTCTGCCGCCACTATGGAAAAAACACAAAAACAATTCTCCTGTTTCACGTCTTTTTTGGAGTTTTATAGGAGGATTTTTGGTTGTATTTGGTGCACGTTTAGCTGGTGGATGTACAAGCGGACATTTCCTCAGTGGAGCAAGCCAGACAGCTGTAAGTGGGCTTATTTTTGGGGGCGTTGTTATTATTGTACTCTTAATTACCGGCCGTCTCTTTTATAAAAACCTCTAA
- a CDS encoding LOG family protein, with product MKVATTFGASKAAKDSLEYLEGMELGQFLAQKGYIVKCGGYGGLMEAVSKGVYEAGGICIGIGLEKFDKFRPPNPYLSKKILAKTLYERLELLIEGSELFVAQKGSIGTLNEIFMVAALKYGGLKPDIRIILLGKEYKEFNCFDENFLQNVEIYATLAEFEQNL from the coding sequence ATGAAAGTAGCTACCACATTTGGGGCATCTAAAGCTGCTAAAGATTCTTTAGAATATCTAGAGGGAATGGAGCTTGGTCAATTTCTAGCTCAAAAGGGTTATATTGTTAAGTGTGGTGGATATGGTGGTTTGATGGAAGCAGTGAGCAAGGGGGTTTATGAAGCGGGCGGTATTTGTATTGGCATTGGACTCGAAAAATTTGATAAATTCCGCCCACCAAATCCCTATCTCTCCAAAAAAATCCTTGCAAAAACACTTTATGAAAGATTGGAGCTTTTGATAGAGGGGAGTGAGCTTTTTGTTGCACAAAAAGGAAGTATAGGGACACTTAACGAGATATTTATGGTGGCAGCTTTGAAGTATGGTGGATTAAAACCTGATATTCGTATCATACTTCTTGGCAAAGAGTACAAGGAGTTCAACTGCTTTGATGAGAACTTTTTGCAAAACGTGGAAATCTATGCTACCCTTGCGGAGTTTGAGCAAAATTTATAA
- a CDS encoding carbon-nitrogen hydrolase family protein: protein MIFSAVQSQTTPDFAKNLKTLKKLIKKSGDIVVAPEVVLTGFAYDRFDEAATFSQKALEELLPLSQNRIICYTQIEKRGSKFYNIAKVLYKEKVVYEQPKVKLFKFGGETEYFSAGNLDEINLFEIEGKKFGLLICFELRFIEIWQRLKGADIIFVPAMWGKLRKRHFEQFTEALALMHQCFVIASDSANEDMAKSSAIIDPFGVAYRDDRKHLLNKEIDLSAIKKMRRYMDIGL from the coding sequence ATGATTTTTAGTGCTGTCCAGTCTCAAACTACACCTGATTTTGCAAAAAATCTCAAAACATTAAAAAAGCTCATCAAAAAAAGCGGCGATATTGTCGTCGCTCCTGAAGTAGTACTCACAGGCTTCGCATATGACCGCTTTGATGAGGCAGCCACATTTAGCCAAAAAGCTCTTGAAGAGCTTCTCCCTCTCTCACAAAATCGTATTATCTGCTATACACAGATCGAAAAGCGGGGGAGTAAGTTTTACAACATTGCAAAAGTACTTTACAAAGAAAAAGTAGTCTATGAACAGCCAAAAGTGAAGCTTTTTAAGTTTGGAGGTGAGACAGAGTACTTTAGTGCAGGCAATCTTGATGAAATCAACCTTTTTGAAATAGAAGGCAAAAAATTTGGCCTGCTCATCTGCTTTGAGTTGCGTTTTATTGAGATTTGGCAGCGTCTCAAAGGAGCCGACATTATTTTTGTTCCAGCTATGTGGGGGAAACTACGTAAACGCCATTTTGAACAGTTTACAGAAGCTCTTGCGCTTATGCATCAATGTTTTGTTATTGCCAGTGATAGCGCAAATGAGGATATGGCAAAAAGTAGTGCAATAATTGATCCCTTTGGAGTTGCCTACAGAGATGATAGAAAACATCTGCTCAATAAAGAGATAGATTTGTCTGCTATCAAAAAAATGCGTCGCTATATGGATATTGGTTTATGA
- a CDS encoding antibiotic biosynthesis monooxygenase: MIVVHTRLPIKEEFQEQFLKHLQKRSHDELSAMEGFEGISILKPLTVPHMLPNNTFVIETKWKDLESFLGYTRSEAFKKSHENLPPQEWFAGAASVEVFEA, encoded by the coding sequence ATGATAGTAGTCCATACACGTTTGCCAATCAAAGAGGAGTTTCAAGAGCAGTTTTTGAAACATTTACAAAAGAGATCTCATGATGAGTTGAGTGCTATGGAAGGATTTGAAGGGATAAGTATTCTCAAGCCTCTTACAGTTCCTCATATGTTACCAAATAATACTTTTGTAATAGAGACGAAATGGAAAGACTTAGAAAGTTTTCTTGGATACACAAGAAGCGAGGCTTTTAAAAAGTCTCATGAAAACCTTCCACCACAAGAGTGGTTTGCAGGTGCAGCGAGTGTAGAGGTGTTTGAGGCTTAA
- the pckA gene encoding phosphoenolpyruvate carboxykinase (ATP): MEVNDIDKLGIKNIKKIYHNPDYETLFRHELEQQEGVETNLGAVAVDTGIFTGRSPKDKYFVKQPPSEKYIAWGDVNQPVSKEIFDELFVKTKEYLSGKELYIMDAFAGASDESKKAIRVVTEIAWQAHFVKNMFIRPTEEELQNFHPDFTLYVAANLKNDRYKEHGLNSDVFIIFNIEENIAIIGGTWYGGEIKKGIFSMMNYWLPLEGKLSMHCSANIGDKDDVALFFGLSGTGKTTLSADPNRRLIGDDEHGWDDKGVFNFEGGCYAKVIGLDKEKEPDIYNAIKRDALLENVVVKEGGEVDFEDASKTENTRVSYPIYHICKHKEDLQGPHPKNIIFLSADAFGVLPPVSKLTKEQAMYYFLSGYTAKVAGTERGITEPVATFSACFGEAFLPLHPTVYAKLLGEKIDKHGVNVYLVNTGWTGGPYGVGERMSLPATRACINAILDGSINESEFETLPIFNLAIPKSVKGVDSTILNPRNTWEDKAAYDKQLEHLAKLFIENFKRYEGYGNFDYSQAGPQL; this comes from the coding sequence ATGGAAGTCAATGACATAGATAAACTTGGTATTAAAAATATCAAAAAAATCTACCATAACCCCGACTATGAGACTCTCTTCAGACACGAACTTGAACAGCAAGAAGGTGTAGAGACCAATCTTGGTGCAGTAGCTGTCGATACAGGAATTTTTACCGGTCGAAGCCCAAAAGATAAATATTTTGTCAAACAGCCGCCAAGCGAAAAATATATCGCATGGGGTGATGTGAATCAACCAGTATCTAAAGAGATCTTTGATGAGCTCTTTGTAAAAACCAAAGAGTATTTGAGCGGCAAAGAGCTCTATATCATGGATGCATTTGCTGGTGCGAGTGATGAGAGTAAAAAAGCTATCCGTGTAGTGACTGAGATTGCGTGGCAGGCTCATTTTGTCAAAAACATGTTTATTCGCCCAACTGAAGAGGAACTGCAAAATTTTCATCCAGACTTCACACTCTATGTAGCAGCAAACCTCAAGAATGATCGCTACAAAGAACATGGTCTCAACTCAGATGTCTTTATCATCTTCAATATTGAAGAAAATATAGCGATCATTGGCGGCACATGGTATGGCGGAGAGATTAAAAAGGGAATCTTTTCAATGATGAACTACTGGCTGCCACTGGAGGGTAAGCTCAGTATGCACTGTTCTGCCAACATAGGTGATAAAGATGATGTAGCCCTCTTCTTTGGTCTTAGTGGTACAGGAAAAACAACCCTCAGTGCCGATCCAAATAGACGTCTCATTGGCGATGATGAGCATGGATGGGATGATAAAGGGGTCTTCAACTTTGAGGGAGGCTGCTACGCAAAAGTTATAGGACTTGACAAAGAGAAAGAACCAGATATCTACAACGCTATCAAGCGTGATGCCCTTTTGGAAAACGTGGTAGTCAAAGAGGGTGGCGAGGTAGATTTTGAAGATGCGAGCAAAACAGAAAATACCAGAGTCAGCTACCCGATCTACCATATCTGCAAACACAAAGAGGATCTCCAAGGTCCACATCCAAAAAATATTATTTTCCTCAGTGCCGATGCATTTGGTGTGCTGCCACCGGTGAGCAAACTTACGAAAGAGCAAGCGATGTACTACTTCCTCAGCGGTTATACAGCAAAAGTTGCTGGGACTGAGCGAGGTATTACTGAGCCGGTAGCTACTTTTAGCGCATGCTTTGGTGAAGCGTTTTTGCCACTGCATCCAACAGTCTATGCAAAGCTTCTAGGAGAAAAGATTGATAAACATGGTGTGAATGTCTATCTTGTTAACACTGGATGGACTGGTGGACCTTATGGAGTGGGAGAGCGTATGAGCCTTCCTGCTACACGTGCTTGCATCAATGCAATTTTGGATGGAAGTATAAATGAGAGCGAGTTCGAGACACTTCCAATCTTTAACCTCGCTATTCCAAAAAGTGTCAAAGGTGTTGATAGCACTATTCTCAATCCACGCAATACATGGGAAGATAAAGCGGCTTATGATAAGCAGCTAGAGCACCTAGCAAAACTTTTTATAGAAAATTTTAAACGCTACGAAGGTTACGGAAATTTCGACTACTCCCAAGCTGGACCACAGCTATAA
- a CDS encoding PIN domain-containing protein — protein MKIKVMVDTNVLIYTFLDIDMPQKQNIKELFEASNRFQYVTTTRIIDEVIFKLVIISSGKKLKQLKKDRELLEKQTSIITMIKNFLKDFNFKVYEIKEKHYWKMIDIIKEYGLLGNDALTMAIMKENNLKYVATFDNDFADTYVENVLIYE, from the coding sequence ATGAAGATTAAAGTCATGGTTGATACAAATGTTCTCATCTATACCTTTTTAGACATAGATATGCCTCAAAAGCAAAATATAAAAGAACTATTTGAAGCCAGCAACCGATTTCAATACGTAACAACAACGAGAATCATCGACGAAGTAATCTTTAAACTAGTAATTATAAGCAGCGGCAAAAAACTTAAACAACTTAAAAAAGATAGGGAGTTGTTGGAAAAACAGACCTCTATTATTACTATGATAAAAAATTTTTTAAAAGATTTCAACTTTAAAGTATATGAAATAAAAGAGAAACACTATTGGAAAATGATAGATATCATAAAAGAATACGGTTTGTTGGGCAATGATGCTTTAACCATGGCTATCATGAAAGAAAACAATTTAAAATATGTAGCTACGTTTGACAATGACTTTGCAGATACGTATGTTGAGAATGTTCTCATATATGAATGA
- a CDS encoding YeeE/YedE thiosulfate transporter family protein gives MNFNIIEFFRQTYAYVAAQHHGSIWLIIAIGIVFGVIIQWSRVDTFDKIAGFAMLHGFKVPKMLFFTIGIASIGLYFMIKFGYAHYHIKPITLGGLIIGGILFAIGMAILGLCPGTGPVAVSEGNIDVFTGLIGGLLAGALFTYLYPDLKTIMGPNFGKLTLAQLVGHDWFIFAYGIALIIIAFLLPNREIEEEVGEV, from the coding sequence ATGAATTTCAACATAATAGAATTTTTCCGCCAAACATATGCATATGTAGCAGCACAACATCACGGTAGTATTTGGCTCATCATTGCTATCGGTATTGTATTTGGAGTTATCATTCAATGGAGCAGGGTAGACACCTTCGACAAAATTGCAGGTTTTGCTATGCTTCATGGATTTAAAGTACCAAAAATGCTCTTTTTTACCATTGGTATAGCAAGTATCGGTCTATATTTCATGATAAAATTTGGTTATGCTCACTATCATATCAAACCAATTACTCTAGGTGGACTTATCATTGGTGGTATACTATTTGCCATAGGTATGGCTATTTTGGGTCTTTGCCCTGGAACGGGACCTGTAGCAGTCAGCGAAGGAAATATCGATGTATTCACAGGCCTCATAGGAGGACTTTTGGCAGGTGCACTCTTTACATACCTCTACCCTGATCTCAAAACTATCATGGGTCCAAACTTTGGCAAGCTCACTCTTGCTCAGCTTGTAGGACATGACTGGTTCATCTTTGCTTATGGCATTGCACTCATAATCATAGCCTTTTTACTTCCAAACAGAGAAATTGAAGAGGAGGTGGGAGAGGTATAA
- a CDS encoding ribonucleotide-diphosphate reductase subunit beta: protein MTYHRKKIYNPESHESVNERKVFGGDPTGIFELNKIKYQWAYNLWEMMLANTWFPKEVDMTQDARDYKLLTDAEKLAYDKVLAQLIFMDSLQTNNLIDNVNPYITAPEINLILVRQAFEEALHSQSYAVMVDSISQNTDEIYELWREDLKLKQKNDYIAQVYEELAADPTDENIVKAMFANQILEGIYFYSGFTYMYTLARSGKMLGSAQMIRFIQRDEVTHLLIFQNMINTLKKERPELFTKELIDDVYKMFEGAVNLESSWGKYITQGQILGLTDEIIEQYIKYLADDRLQRVGLEPMYNVEHPIKWVDDFAKFNDQKTNFFEGNVTNYSKGSLDFDDF from the coding sequence ATGACATACCATAGAAAAAAGATTTACAATCCCGAATCCCATGAAAGCGTTAACGAGCGAAAAGTCTTTGGCGGTGATCCTACGGGGATTTTTGAGCTTAATAAAATCAAATATCAGTGGGCATATAATCTATGGGAGATGATGCTTGCAAATACATGGTTTCCAAAAGAAGTAGATATGACACAAGATGCAAGAGACTATAAGCTCCTTACTGATGCAGAAAAGCTTGCGTATGATAAAGTGTTAGCTCAACTCATCTTTATGGACAGCCTCCAGACAAACAATCTTATAGACAATGTAAACCCCTACATCACAGCTCCTGAGATCAACCTTATTTTGGTTAGACAAGCTTTTGAAGAAGCGCTTCATTCACAAAGCTATGCGGTAATGGTTGACTCTATCAGTCAAAACACAGATGAAATATATGAGCTATGGCGTGAAGACCTCAAGCTCAAACAAAAAAATGACTATATAGCACAAGTGTATGAAGAGTTGGCAGCAGACCCAACAGATGAGAATATCGTAAAAGCAATGTTTGCAAACCAAATACTGGAGGGTATTTACTTTTACAGCGGTTTTACCTATATGTATACTCTAGCTCGCAGCGGTAAAATGCTTGGAAGTGCACAAATGATACGCTTTATCCAAAGAGATGAGGTAACACACCTGCTTATCTTTCAAAATATGATTAACACTCTCAAAAAAGAGCGACCAGAGCTCTTTACAAAAGAGCTTATCGATGATGTATACAAAATGTTTGAAGGGGCAGTGAACTTGGAGAGTAGCTGGGGTAAATATATCACTCAAGGGCAAATTCTCGGGCTTACTGATGAAATTATTGAACAGTATATTAAATACTTAGCAGATGACCGTCTCCAAAGAGTAGGATTAGAACCGATGTATAACGTAGAGCACCCTATAAAATGGGTAGATGATTTTGCAAAATTTAATGACCAAAAGACAAACTTCTTTGAAGGAAATGTAACAAACTACTCGAAAGGTAGCCTCGATTTCGATGATTTTTAG